The following coding sequences are from one Haliotis asinina isolate JCU_RB_2024 chromosome 3, JCU_Hal_asi_v2, whole genome shotgun sequence window:
- the LOC137277943 gene encoding biogenesis of lysosome-related organelles complex 1 subunit 5-like, with the protein MSCENIFKDVAIIHARLFHHKPALQGHINFFLKEFEERRGEREVLRMNSTYKNMSYIQEQGLPNSAEALQKCVANLKESVNSATALCQEICDQEGKTNTQEEEASFLSTERERRAKEWNDFIGLQCERSASVDEEYESQIEALRTHYSDLENKLRSKVVL; encoded by the exons ATGTCGTgcgaaaatatattcaaag ATGTAGCAATCATACATGCAAGACTATTTCATCACAAGCCAGCTCTTCAGGGGCATATTAATTTCTTTCTGAAGGAATTTGAA GAGCGACGTGGTGAGCGTGAGGTCCTAAGGATGAACAGCACCTACAAGAACATGTCCTACATCCAAGAACAAGGACTACCCAACAGCGCTGAGGCTCTTCAAAAGTGTGTGGCCAACCTCAAGGAAAGTG TGAACTCAGCCACAGCTCTGTGCCAGGAGATCTGTGACCAGGAAGGCAAGACGAACACGCAGGAGGAGGAG GCAAGTTTCTTGTCCACTGAACGAGAACGTCGAGCCAAGGAGTGGAATGATTTCATAGGGCTTCAGTGTGAACGGAGTGCAAGCGTGGACGAAGAGTATGAGAGTCAGATCGAGGCTCTACGCACTCACTACAGTGACCTTGAGAACAAACTAAGGTCCAAGGTGGTCCTGTGA